A single region of the Triticum dicoccoides isolate Atlit2015 ecotype Zavitan chromosome 2B, WEW_v2.0, whole genome shotgun sequence genome encodes:
- the LOC119364756 gene encoding chitinase 5-like, with the protein MAKSPMAILALGLAALVLSGAGLVAAQNCGCQPNECCSKYGYCGTDDRYCGQDCRSGPCTASGGGSGDPVESVVTDAFFDGIKSQAADEGCPGKSFYTRQFFLDGAQANPDFGKGSTSDDGKREIAAFFAHFIHETGHMCSIEENGGASKDYCDETNTQWPCTPGKAYYGRGPLQLSWNYNYGAAGESTGFDGLNSPDTVAQDQALTFKAAFWFWMTNVHQAVPQGFGETTRKINGDVECDGKRPDLVSARAGYYTEYCKQFNVDPGNNLTC; encoded by the exons ATGGCGAAGTCCCCCATGGCGATCTTGGCTCTCGGGCTAGCAGCACTAGTCCTATCTGGCGCCGGACTGGTGGCGGCGCAGAACTGCGGCTGCCAGCCGAACGAGTGCTGCAGCAAGTACGGTTATTGCGGGACCGATGACAGGTACTGCGGACAAGATTGTCGGTCGGGCCCGtgcacggcgagcggcggcgggagCGGCGATCCCGTGGAGAGCGTCGTCACCGATGCGTTCTTCGACGGGATCAAGTCCCAGGCAGCCGACGAGGGGTGCCCCGGCAAGAGCTTTTACACGCGCCAGTTTTTCCTGGACGGCGCCCAGGCGAACCCCGACTTCGGGAAAGGCAGCACCAGCGACGACGGCAAGAGGGAGATAGCCGCCTTCTTCGCTCACTTCATCCACGAGACTGGGC ACATGTGCTCCATCGAGGAGAACGGAGGGGCGAGCAAGGATTACTGCGACGAGACGAACACGCAATGGCCGTGTACCCCGGGGAAGGCGTACTACGGGCGCGGGCCGCTGCAGCTGTCGTGGAACTACAACTACGGGGCGGCCGGGGAGAGCACCGGGTTCGACGGGCTCAACAGCCCGGACACGGTGGCGCAGGACCAGGCGTTAACGTTCAAGGCGGCGTTCTGGTTCTGGATGACCAACGTGCACCAGGCCGTGCCGCAGGGGTTCGGCGAGACGACCAGGAAAATCAACGGCGACGTGGAGTGCGACGGAAAGAGGCCAGACTTGGTGAGCGCGCGGGCGGGCTACTACACGGAGTACTGCAAGCAGTTCAACGTCGACCCAGGGAACAACCTCACTTGCTAG